A window of Formosa sp. Hel1_31_208 contains these coding sequences:
- a CDS encoding MerR family transcriptional regulator yields MNNVKSTFSIKDLENLTGIKAHTIRIWEKRYNLLQPERTDTNIRYYSLSNLQKLLNISYLNSNGYKISKIASLENNDIPKLVKEVAQNDRTHNHALDAFKLSMLNFDQKLFYDTYEGLMKEKSFSDMFYEDFIPLLSEIGLLWQTDTITPAHEHFLTSLIRQKILVNTEVIQSKNQVVSDKVFVLYLPDNEVHELGLMLINYEIISRGHQSIFLGQSVPLNSLKDLLNYYDDITFVSYFTVKPEKDQIDSYIKDFTTKILVKKSIKFWVLGRMLEEIDLNLLPQQITPFDSVKNLVKKL; encoded by the coding sequence ATGAACAACGTTAAGAGTACATTTAGCATCAAGGATCTTGAAAACCTAACTGGAATTAAAGCACATACGATAAGAATTTGGGAAAAGCGATACAATCTATTGCAACCAGAAAGAACAGATACGAATATTAGATATTATAGTCTAAGTAATCTTCAGAAACTGTTAAATATCAGCTATTTAAACAGTAATGGTTATAAAATTTCCAAAATTGCTTCTCTAGAAAATAACGATATTCCCAAATTAGTAAAAGAGGTTGCTCAAAATGATAGAACTCACAATCATGCCCTTGATGCCTTTAAACTTTCGATGCTTAACTTTGATCAAAAACTCTTTTACGATACCTACGAAGGCTTAATGAAGGAAAAATCTTTTAGCGATATGTTCTATGAAGATTTCATCCCACTACTCTCAGAAATTGGACTTTTATGGCAAACAGATACCATAACTCCGGCTCATGAACATTTTTTGACATCATTGATACGACAGAAAATTTTAGTAAATACTGAAGTCATTCAATCCAAAAATCAGGTGGTATCCGATAAGGTCTTTGTCTTATATCTTCCAGATAATGAAGTGCATGAATTAGGATTAATGCTGATTAATTATGAAATAATTTCTAGAGGACATCAGTCTATATTTTTGGGCCAAAGTGTTCCTTTAAATAGTTTAAAAGATTTATTGAACTATTATGATGATATTACCTTTGTTTCGTATTTCACTGTAAAACCCGAAAAAGACCAGATTGATTCCTACATTAAAGACTTCACTACAAAAATATTAGTGAAAAAATCGATTAAATTTTGGGTCCTTGGTCGAATGTTAGAAGAAATTGATTTAAATTTATTACCACAACAAATCACGCCTTTTGATTCGGTGAAGAATTTAGTTAAAAAACTCTAA
- a CDS encoding NAD(P)/FAD-dependent oxidoreductase produces MKKSIAIIGSGFSALSASCYLAKDGYNVSVFEKNATVGGRARQLKKDGFTFDIGPSWYWMPDIFEKFFGDFGKSTSDYYTLDKLSPAYKIFFKDEVITIGDTMDKICDEFERIEPGSSKPLRKFIAKAATNYDIAINKVVLKPGLSPFELITPETATRVDQFFKTISGEVRRNFKNPKLISTLEFPVLFLGAKPSKTPSFYSFMNYADFGLGTWHPRGGMYEVILAMEALANSLGVTIHTNSPVEKINVSDKKTTSILVNGEEKAFDIVLSGADYHHSETLLDEKYRQYSESYWSKKTFAPSSLLFYVGFDKKLNDIEHHNLFFDTNFETHTEEIYDSPQWPKDPLFYANFPSVTDSTMAPMNCETGFFLIPIAPGIEDTEQLRSKYFDIIMSRFERLTKQDVKNNIIFKESFCVKDFIKEYNSYKGNAYGMANTLAQTAFLRPKLKSKKVNNLYFTGQLTVPGPGVPPSLISGKLVAELINKNHSN; encoded by the coding sequence ATGAAAAAAAGCATCGCCATAATCGGTTCAGGGTTCTCAGCACTTTCCGCCTCGTGCTATTTAGCTAAAGATGGATACAATGTTAGCGTTTTTGAAAAAAACGCAACTGTAGGTGGTCGAGCACGACAATTAAAAAAAGATGGCTTCACTTTCGATATTGGACCGAGTTGGTATTGGATGCCCGATATTTTTGAAAAGTTTTTTGGTGACTTCGGTAAATCCACTTCAGATTATTACACTTTAGACAAATTAAGTCCTGCATATAAAATATTTTTTAAAGATGAAGTGATCACTATAGGTGACACTATGGACAAAATATGTGATGAATTTGAACGTATAGAACCAGGAAGTTCAAAACCTTTAAGGAAATTTATTGCTAAAGCCGCCACTAATTATGACATTGCAATTAACAAAGTCGTACTTAAGCCCGGTTTATCACCGTTTGAGTTAATCACACCTGAAACTGCGACTAGAGTAGATCAATTCTTTAAAACCATAAGTGGCGAAGTAAGACGTAATTTCAAAAACCCTAAATTAATTTCCACCTTAGAATTTCCGGTATTATTTTTAGGAGCAAAACCTAGTAAAACACCTTCTTTTTATAGTTTTATGAATTATGCCGATTTCGGTTTAGGAACTTGGCATCCAAGAGGTGGGATGTATGAGGTTATCCTAGCTATGGAAGCATTAGCTAATAGCTTAGGAGTTACCATTCACACCAATAGCCCTGTTGAAAAAATCAATGTATCAGATAAAAAAACTACGTCAATACTTGTCAATGGTGAAGAAAAGGCCTTTGATATCGTTTTGAGTGGCGCTGATTATCATCACTCGGAAACATTATTAGATGAGAAATACCGTCAGTACTCCGAATCTTATTGGAGTAAAAAAACCTTTGCTCCGTCATCATTATTATTTTATGTTGGATTTGATAAGAAATTAAATGATATAGAACATCATAATTTGTTCTTTGATACCAATTTCGAAACACATACTGAAGAAATTTATGACAGTCCTCAATGGCCAAAAGACCCATTATTCTATGCTAATTTTCCTTCTGTAACTGATTCAACCATGGCTCCAATGAATTGTGAAACAGGGTTTTTCCTCATTCCAATAGCACCTGGTATTGAAGATACAGAGCAACTAAGATCTAAATATTTTGATATTATTATGTCACGTTTTGAACGTCTCACAAAACAAGATGTTAAAAATAATATTATCTTTAAAGAGTCCTTTTGTGTTAAGGATTTTATTAAAGAGTACAATTCTTATAAAGGAAATGCCTATGGAATGGCCAATACGCTAGCCCAAACCGCCTTTTTAAGACCCAAATTGAAAAGTAAAAAAGTTAATAACCTTTATTTTACAGGACAATTAACCGTTCCAGGACCAGGGGTTCCTCCGTCTTTAATATCTGGAAAATTAGTTGCAGAACTTATTAATAAAAACCACAGCAATTAA
- a CDS encoding phytoene/squalene synthase family protein: protein MKLIFDNVSKECSKIVTKSYSTSFSLATKMLSATIRQDIYNIYGFVRFADEIVDSFHDYDKEILFNNFSKDLELALEHKISLNPILNSFQETFHRYSIDKSLVDAFMKSMRLDLHKHNYLTDAEYKEYIYGSADVVGLMCLKVFVKGDHEKYESLKDAAMRLGSAFQKVNFLRDLKADFEDLSRTYFPNTDLNQLDEASKQAIIADIESDFLEGLQGIKRLPIEAKFGVFMAYRYYSQLLKKLKKTPALEIKSTRIRVPNYKKFELLTRSYVKYQLNLL from the coding sequence ATGAAATTAATTTTTGACAATGTATCTAAAGAATGTAGTAAGATAGTAACAAAGTCTTACAGCACATCCTTTTCCCTAGCAACTAAAATGCTATCTGCGACTATTCGTCAGGATATTTATAACATTTATGGTTTTGTCCGGTTTGCAGACGAAATTGTCGATAGTTTTCACGATTATGATAAAGAAATATTATTTAATAATTTTTCAAAAGATTTAGAATTAGCACTTGAGCATAAAATCAGTCTTAATCCTATATTAAACTCATTTCAGGAAACCTTTCACAGGTATTCTATTGATAAAAGTTTAGTTGATGCATTTATGAAAAGCATGCGGCTAGATTTACATAAGCACAATTATCTCACAGATGCTGAGTACAAAGAATACATTTATGGTTCTGCCGATGTTGTTGGGTTAATGTGCTTAAAGGTTTTTGTTAAAGGTGATCATGAAAAGTATGAATCACTAAAAGATGCTGCCATGCGCTTGGGATCTGCCTTCCAAAAAGTAAATTTCTTAAGAGATTTAAAAGCAGATTTCGAAGATTTAAGTCGAACCTATTTCCCAAATACAGATCTCAATCAATTAGATGAAGCATCTAAGCAAGCTATCATTGCGGACATTGAAAGTGATTTTTTAGAAGGATTACAAGGTATTAAAAGATTACCCATAGAAGCTAAATTCGGAGTATTCATGGCCTATCGTTATTACAGCCAATTGCTTAAAAAGCTAAAAAAAACACCTGCGTTAGAAATAAAGTCAACCAGAATACGAGTACCTAATTATAAGAAATTTGAATTACTTACTCGCAGTTATGTAAAGTATCAACTTAATTTATTGTAA
- a CDS encoding sterol desaturase family protein, with translation MQTVYWILVFLGVFSTMEFMAWFTHKYVMHGFLWVLHKDHHHKDHKSWFERNDAFFIFYAVVSMFCFYLWSYEDIWYCLPIGFGIMAYGATYFVVHDIFIHQRFKMFRNANNWYAKGVRRAHKIHHKHLGKDKGECFGMLFVPLKYFKK, from the coding sequence ATGCAAACAGTTTATTGGATTCTTGTTTTTTTAGGTGTATTTAGCACCATGGAATTTATGGCTTGGTTTACACACAAATATGTCATGCATGGTTTTTTATGGGTTTTACATAAAGACCATCATCATAAAGATCATAAAAGTTGGTTTGAACGTAATGACGCTTTCTTTATATTTTATGCCGTTGTGAGCATGTTTTGTTTTTATTTATGGAGCTATGAAGATATATGGTACTGCCTACCTATAGGATTTGGTATTATGGCTTATGGTGCAACTTATTTCGTTGTACACGATATCTTCATTCATCAACGTTTCAAAATGTTTAGAAATGCTAATAACTGGTATGCTAAAGGTGTGAGACGCGCACACAAAATACATCACAAGCATCTTGGCAAAGATAAAGGGGAATGTTTTGGTATGTTATTTGTACCTTTAAAATACTTTAAAAAATAG
- a CDS encoding lycopene cyclase family protein — MTDSSHFDYIIIGNGLAGLQLALRLSSDSFFDTKQIALIDPSEKNQNDKTWSFWETQPSQWSSIIHKSWCKAAVLTSKKAIDLSLEPYSYNTIRAIDFYTLAKSKLKQKGNIHFIVENVTSVTEDQSVIVTTPDNSYSATHVFDSRVPEEFSRVSKDSISIIQHFKGWVIKTENDCFDENKVIMMDYRLKDGDQTTFTYVLPFSKTEALVEFTYFTEHIVKSHVYDSYIKDYIINYLNIDNYSIIETEQGQIPMTNYNFSKFNTKKITKIGTGGGWVKGSTGYSFKHTEKKVAKIISNLKANKTPSTKFFKKKYRFYDKIFLKVLKDENQKGEWIFEQFYNKNSVQTMFRFLDEESTLTEELKIMMSLFSWSFIKAFFKTL; from the coding sequence ATGACTGATAGTTCCCATTTCGATTACATCATTATAGGAAATGGTCTAGCTGGTTTACAGTTAGCTTTAAGACTGTCTTCAGACTCTTTTTTCGACACCAAGCAAATCGCTCTGATAGATCCGTCAGAGAAGAACCAAAATGATAAAACATGGAGTTTTTGGGAAACTCAACCCTCACAATGGTCATCCATCATTCACAAATCTTGGTGTAAAGCAGCTGTCTTAACTTCGAAGAAAGCAATAGATTTATCACTTGAACCTTACAGCTATAATACCATTCGTGCTATCGATTTTTATACGTTAGCAAAATCAAAACTCAAACAAAAAGGTAATATTCACTTTATTGTTGAAAATGTTACTTCCGTTACTGAAGACCAATCAGTTATTGTAACTACGCCAGATAACTCCTATTCAGCAACACACGTATTTGATAGTCGGGTCCCAGAAGAATTCTCAAGAGTATCAAAAGATAGTATTTCAATCATTCAACATTTTAAAGGCTGGGTAATTAAAACAGAAAACGATTGTTTTGATGAGAACAAAGTAATCATGATGGATTACCGTTTAAAAGACGGAGACCAAACGACATTTACATATGTCCTTCCATTTTCTAAAACTGAAGCCTTAGTAGAATTCACCTATTTCACTGAACATATCGTTAAGTCTCATGTTTATGATAGCTATATTAAAGATTACATCATAAATTATCTAAACATCGACAACTATAGCATTATTGAAACTGAACAAGGTCAAATTCCCATGACCAATTATAACTTTTCGAAATTCAATACAAAAAAAATAACCAAAATAGGTACTGGAGGAGGTTGGGTAAAAGGATCGACAGGCTATTCCTTTAAACATACCGAAAAGAAAGTCGCCAAGATCATTAGTAATTTGAAAGCCAATAAAACCCCCTCAACTAAGTTTTTCAAGAAAAAATATAGGTTCTATGATAAGATCTTTCTTAAAGTACTCAAAGATGAAAATCAAAAAGGAGAGTGGATATTTGAACAATTTTATAATAAAAACTCAGTGCAAACCATGTTCCGTTTTTTAGATGAAGAATCTACATTAACTGAAGAACTGAAAATCATGATGTCACTATTTTCATGGAGTTTTATTAAAGCCTTCTTTAAAACGTTGTAA
- a CDS encoding TlpA disulfide reductase family protein: MTKEKRKKVYNVALIVIIIILIIPQTRYPIQILINKGITQIIKPSVIDVLERKQFTSYDWQLKDSFGNRFDFQTAEGKVIVINFWATWCPPCIAEMPSLEKLYRKYEDNDNIVFLFVSNEDNSVVNTFMSSKCFTFKTYQSLTEYPKELKVSSIPRTFLISKTGDILIDKSGAADWNSAVVTTAIDDLLTTF, encoded by the coding sequence ATGACAAAAGAGAAAAGAAAGAAAGTTTATAATGTGGCATTAATTGTTATCATCATTATATTGATTATTCCTCAAACACGTTATCCCATCCAGATATTAATAAATAAAGGGATTACCCAAATTATTAAACCTTCAGTCATTGATGTTTTGGAACGAAAACAATTCACGAGTTATGATTGGCAATTAAAAGATAGTTTTGGTAATCGTTTTGATTTTCAAACTGCAGAAGGAAAAGTGATTGTGATTAATTTTTGGGCAACTTGGTGTCCGCCTTGTATAGCCGAAATGCCTAGTTTAGAAAAACTTTATAGAAAATATGAGGACAATGATAATATTGTCTTTTTGTTTGTCTCTAATGAGGATAATTCGGTTGTTAACACTTTTATGTCTTCAAAGTGCTTTACTTTTAAAACGTACCAATCCTTAACCGAATACCCAAAAGAATTGAAGGTATCTTCTATTCCTAGAACATTTCTAATAAGTAAAACGGGTGATATATTAATTGATAAATCTGGAGCAGCAGATTGGAATAGTGCTGTTGTGACAACTGCTATTGATGACTTACTTACAACGTTTTAA
- a CDS encoding aconitate hydratase: MAFDIDMIKKVYSNMSERVDAARDVVGKPLTLSEKILYSHLWDGQPTKAFTRGKDYVDFAPDRVACQDATAQMALLQFMQAGKSKVAVPTTVHCDHLIQAKNGAASDLQHAINTSNEVFNFLESVSNKYGIGFWKPGAGIIHQVVLENYAFPGGMMIGTDSHTVNAGGLGMVAIGVGGADAVDVMAGMAWELKFPKLIGVRLTGKLSGWTAPKDVILKVAEILTVKGGTGAIVEYFGPGATGMSCTGKGTICNMGAEIGATTSTFGYDESMERYLRSTDRADVADAANQVKNYLTGDAEVYANPEHYFDQVIDINLSELGPLLNGPFTPDLSTKVGSDMTEKAKANDWPMKVEWGLIGSCTNSSYEDLSRASSVAQQALDRGVKMKSELGINPGSEQVRYTAERDGILQIFEKLDAKIFTNACGPCIGQWARYEDPKNAPKNSIVHSFNRNFAKRADGNPNTHAFVASPELTAAIALAGRLDFNPMTDALINENGEEVMLDEPTGWELPPKGFEVKDNGYLAPMEDGSGVQVKVASDSERLQLLTPFQPLGDSITGAKLLIKAFGKCTTDHISMAGPWLRFRGHLDNISNNTLIGAVNAFGKKTNFVKNQLTGEFGGVPDTARAYKAAGIKSIVVGDHNYGEGSSREHAAMQPRHLGVAAVIVKSFARIHETNLKKQGMLGLTFANESDYDLIQEDDTFNFLDLNEFAPDKQLTIEVVHADGSSDTIKVNHTYNQSQIDWYNEGSALNLIKKENAA; this comes from the coding sequence ATGGCTTTTGATATAGACATGATTAAAAAGGTGTATTCAAATATGTCGGAGCGCGTTGATGCAGCTCGCGATGTCGTTGGTAAACCGCTAACACTTTCAGAAAAAATATTATATTCTCACCTTTGGGATGGACAACCTACTAAGGCATTCACCAGGGGTAAAGATTATGTAGATTTTGCTCCAGATAGAGTAGCATGTCAAGATGCAACTGCACAAATGGCGTTATTGCAGTTTATGCAAGCAGGTAAAAGTAAAGTCGCTGTGCCAACAACAGTGCATTGCGATCACTTGATTCAGGCAAAAAATGGTGCGGCATCAGATTTACAACATGCGATAAATACGAGTAATGAAGTATTTAACTTCTTAGAATCAGTATCTAATAAATACGGAATTGGTTTCTGGAAACCAGGAGCTGGTATTATTCATCAAGTAGTTTTAGAAAATTATGCATTTCCTGGTGGAATGATGATAGGAACCGATTCGCATACAGTGAATGCTGGCGGACTAGGAATGGTTGCTATTGGAGTTGGAGGAGCTGATGCTGTTGATGTCATGGCAGGAATGGCTTGGGAATTAAAATTCCCTAAACTTATAGGCGTAAGATTAACAGGTAAATTATCTGGATGGACTGCGCCTAAAGATGTGATATTAAAAGTAGCTGAAATTCTTACCGTAAAAGGAGGAACTGGAGCTATTGTTGAATATTTTGGTCCAGGTGCAACAGGAATGTCTTGTACTGGAAAAGGAACTATTTGTAATATGGGAGCCGAAATTGGAGCAACGACTTCAACCTTTGGTTATGACGAATCGATGGAACGTTATTTGCGTTCAACCGATAGAGCAGATGTAGCGGATGCAGCAAATCAAGTAAAGAATTATTTAACAGGCGATGCTGAAGTATACGCAAATCCTGAACACTATTTTGATCAAGTAATAGATATTAATCTTTCTGAACTAGGTCCTTTATTAAACGGGCCTTTTACGCCGGATTTATCTACTAAAGTTGGTTCAGATATGACTGAAAAAGCAAAAGCTAACGATTGGCCAATGAAGGTAGAATGGGGCTTAATTGGTTCTTGTACTAACTCCTCTTATGAAGATTTATCTCGTGCCTCTTCGGTTGCTCAGCAAGCTTTAGATAGAGGTGTAAAGATGAAATCTGAATTAGGAATTAATCCTGGTTCTGAACAGGTTCGTTATACGGCTGAGCGTGATGGAATTCTTCAAATTTTCGAGAAACTAGATGCTAAGATATTCACTAATGCTTGTGGACCTTGTATTGGGCAATGGGCTCGCTATGAAGATCCGAAAAACGCGCCAAAAAATAGTATCGTACACTCATTTAATAGAAACTTCGCAAAACGTGCCGATGGAAACCCAAATACACACGCGTTTGTGGCATCACCAGAACTAACTGCGGCCATAGCACTCGCTGGTCGATTAGATTTTAATCCAATGACTGATGCTCTAATTAATGAAAACGGAGAGGAAGTTATGTTAGATGAACCAACAGGATGGGAATTACCACCAAAAGGTTTTGAGGTAAAAGATAATGGCTATTTAGCACCTATGGAAGATGGAAGTGGCGTTCAAGTTAAAGTAGCTTCAGATTCTGAACGTTTACAACTATTGACACCATTCCAACCTCTTGGAGATTCAATTACCGGAGCTAAACTTCTCATAAAAGCATTTGGAAAGTGCACAACAGATCATATTAGTATGGCTGGACCTTGGTTGCGCTTCCGTGGTCATTTAGATAATATTTCGAACAACACGTTAATTGGAGCTGTAAATGCTTTTGGAAAGAAAACAAATTTTGTTAAAAATCAATTAACAGGAGAGTTTGGTGGTGTTCCAGATACTGCTAGAGCATACAAAGCGGCAGGAATCAAATCTATAGTTGTTGGTGATCATAATTATGGAGAAGGTTCTTCTAGGGAACATGCGGCTATGCAACCGCGTCATCTAGGTGTTGCTGCAGTTATTGTCAAATCATTTGCACGTATTCATGAAACAAACCTTAAAAAACAAGGGATGCTTGGACTGACATTTGCTAATGAAAGTGACTACGATTTAATTCAGGAGGATGACACGTTTAACTTTTTAGATTTAAATGAGTTTGCTCCAGATAAGCAATTAACAATAGAAGTTGTGCATGCTGATGGAAGTTCAGATACAATTAAAGTAAACCATACTTATAATCAGTCTCAAATTGATTGGTATAATGAAGGTTCTGCTTTAAACTTGATTAAAAAAGAAAATGCAGCCTAA
- a CDS encoding MoxR family ATPase, with amino-acid sequence MSDVTAIEQFVKKYQLLRTEVAKVIVGQDEVVNQILISIFSGGHSLLIGVPGLAKTLMVNTIAQALGLNFKRIQFTPDLMPSDILGSEILDENRHFKFIKGPIFANIILADEINRTPPKTQAALLEAMQERAVTVSGHHYKLDLPYFVLATQNPIEQEGTYPLPEAQLDRFMFAINLSYPTFEEEVQVVKTTTTDVQASVNPLFTAQEIIDYQNLIRRIPVPDNVIEYAVRMVSKSRPNESTASELVSEFVDWGAGPRASQNLVLAAKTHAAIHGKFSPDIENIQAVASGVLRHRIIKNYKAEAEGITDDQIIRSLF; translated from the coding sequence ATGTCTGACGTTACTGCAATAGAACAGTTTGTAAAGAAATATCAACTCCTAAGAACCGAAGTCGCTAAAGTCATTGTAGGACAGGATGAAGTTGTCAACCAGATTCTAATTTCCATTTTCTCTGGAGGTCATTCGTTATTAATAGGGGTGCCTGGTCTCGCAAAAACCTTAATGGTAAATACGATTGCGCAAGCCTTAGGTTTAAATTTTAAACGTATTCAGTTTACTCCAGATTTGATGCCTAGTGATATTTTAGGGAGTGAGATCTTAGATGAGAATAGACATTTTAAGTTTATCAAAGGACCAATTTTTGCAAATATTATTTTGGCCGATGAAATTAACCGTACACCACCTAAAACGCAAGCAGCTTTATTAGAAGCCATGCAAGAAAGAGCCGTTACGGTATCTGGACATCACTATAAATTAGATCTTCCATATTTTGTATTAGCAACACAAAACCCAATTGAGCAAGAAGGAACTTATCCCTTGCCAGAAGCACAATTAGACCGTTTTATGTTTGCTATTAATTTGAGTTATCCAACTTTTGAGGAAGAGGTTCAAGTCGTGAAAACTACAACAACAGACGTTCAAGCTTCCGTAAATCCGTTATTTACGGCTCAAGAAATTATAGATTATCAAAATTTAATCCGTCGTATTCCAGTTCCAGATAATGTTATAGAGTATGCAGTGCGTATGGTGAGTAAATCAAGACCTAATGAGTCTACAGCATCAGAACTCGTTTCTGAATTCGTAGATTGGGGTGCTGGACCTCGAGCTTCTCAAAACTTAGTTTTAGCAGCAAAAACTCACGCCGCAATTCATGGAAAGTTCTCTCCAGATATCGAAAATATTCAAGCCGTTGCTTCTGGTGTATTACGTCATAGAATTATTAAAAACTACAAAGCAGAAGCTGAAGGCATTACAGATGATCAAATCATTAGGAGCTTATTTTAA
- a CDS encoding peptidylprolyl isomerase, which translates to MKFITKSVITSLVLGVMAINVAGAQEIIQDVIDTSKKQMDSTQNDRKKVDGVAAVVGDFVVLDSDIDKEYIQLQARGVSIKDITRCQLFGKLLEDKLYAHHAIQDSIVVNELEIRSNIEQQISAFLEEKGGSMQELLDFYNKDSEQSLREEMFEINKYQKLAGDMQRKIVEEVEVTPEEVREYFNSIPKEERPIFGTELKVAQIIVIPEVTEEAKQVVIDRLKEFKADVIENGASFTTKAVFYSDDTAARSKGGAYTLNRKRPQMVKEFRDVAFSLQEGEISDPFETDFGYHIILLEKVRGQEYDIRHILLRPEMTEDAIKEASDEITRVRERIIAGDLSFADAAREFSDEEETKFEGGQLINPYTQDSSLELTKMDPELYGQIQDLKDGEISLVLRDQDRINPIKFKLLTVTDRINEHEADFARDYLKIKNLALQDKQFKEIEKWQEEKIFDTYVKINDDYKACEFNSNWLKTEKE; encoded by the coding sequence TTGAAATTTATAACTAAGTCCGTTATTACAAGCTTAGTTCTAGGCGTAATGGCGATTAATGTTGCCGGAGCCCAAGAAATTATTCAGGATGTAATAGATACGTCCAAAAAGCAAATGGATTCAACTCAAAATGATCGCAAAAAAGTAGATGGTGTTGCAGCTGTTGTTGGCGATTTTGTGGTTTTAGATTCTGATATTGACAAAGAATATATCCAATTACAGGCAAGAGGTGTCTCTATAAAAGATATTACGAGATGCCAGCTCTTCGGAAAATTACTAGAGGATAAACTTTACGCACACCATGCTATTCAAGATAGTATTGTTGTTAATGAACTTGAGATTCGGTCGAATATCGAGCAACAGATATCAGCCTTTTTAGAAGAAAAGGGTGGTTCTATGCAAGAACTGTTAGATTTCTATAATAAAGATAGTGAGCAAAGTCTTCGTGAAGAGATGTTTGAGATCAACAAGTATCAGAAGTTAGCAGGCGATATGCAACGAAAAATTGTAGAAGAAGTTGAAGTAACACCCGAAGAAGTTAGAGAATATTTTAATAGTATACCCAAAGAAGAACGTCCAATATTTGGAACAGAACTTAAAGTAGCTCAAATTATTGTCATTCCCGAGGTGACGGAAGAGGCAAAACAAGTGGTTATAGACCGTCTTAAAGAATTTAAGGCTGATGTGATTGAAAATGGTGCAAGTTTTACTACTAAAGCTGTATTCTATTCTGATGATACTGCAGCACGAAGTAAAGGTGGTGCTTACACACTCAATAGAAAACGTCCGCAAATGGTAAAAGAATTTCGTGATGTAGCTTTTTCATTGCAAGAAGGAGAGATTTCTGATCCTTTTGAAACTGATTTTGGATACCATATAATCTTGTTAGAAAAGGTTAGAGGTCAAGAATATGATATCAGACATATCTTGTTACGCCCAGAAATGACCGAAGATGCCATAAAAGAAGCGAGTGATGAAATTACTAGAGTTAGAGAGCGCATTATAGCAGGAGACTTAAGTTTTGCAGATGCTGCACGTGAATTTAGCGATGAAGAGGAAACTAAATTTGAAGGTGGCCAGTTAATAAACCCATATACTCAAGATTCGAGTTTGGAATTAACAAAGATGGATCCTGAATTATACGGTCAAATTCAAGACTTGAAAGATGGAGAGATTAGTTTAGTGCTGCGTGATCAAGATAGAATTAACCCTATTAAGTTTAAACTCTTAACAGTGACAGACAGAATTAATGAGCATGAAGCTGATTTTGCCCGTGACTATTTAAAAATTAAAAATTTAGCCTTGCAAGACAAGCAATTTAAAGAGATCGAAAAATGGCAAGAAGAAAAGATTTTCGATACTTATGTCAAAATAAACGACGATTATAAAGCTTGTGAATTTAATAGTAATTGGCTAAAAACTGAAAAAGAATAA